In Ilumatobacter fluminis, the following proteins share a genomic window:
- a CDS encoding AAA family ATPase translates to MSREISSVVQALVDNVDKAVRGKHQQIRMAVSCLLTEGHLLLDDVPGTGKTTLAKAIADSISGSWTRVQFTPDLLPSDITGVMVYDQANGVFNFREGPVFSNVLVGDEINRGSPKTQSALLEVMEERQVTADGVSRRVPRPFFVIATQNPRDFQGTFPLPDVQLDRFTMRISLGYTDHQTEVRLLEDYHRSQRDESVESVTDAEQLERVIEAVDSIEAAPSINDYIVRIAAATRDHADLRLGVSTRGSIALLRASRAWAATADRDYVTPDDVQDVATAVCGHRIALTPEAELRGASTSSIIAGVLDEVEVPRRRDA, encoded by the coding sequence GTGTCGCGGGAGATCTCGTCCGTCGTCCAAGCGCTCGTCGACAATGTCGACAAGGCGGTCAGGGGCAAGCATCAGCAGATCCGCATGGCGGTGAGCTGTCTCCTCACCGAAGGCCACCTGCTCCTCGACGACGTGCCCGGCACCGGCAAGACCACCCTCGCCAAGGCGATCGCCGACTCGATCTCGGGCAGCTGGACCCGCGTGCAGTTCACCCCCGACCTGCTCCCGAGCGACATCACCGGCGTCATGGTCTACGACCAGGCGAACGGGGTCTTCAACTTCCGTGAGGGCCCGGTCTTCTCCAACGTGCTCGTCGGTGACGAGATCAACCGCGGTAGCCCGAAGACGCAGTCGGCGCTGCTCGAGGTGATGGAGGAACGTCAGGTCACCGCCGACGGTGTGTCGCGCCGTGTGCCGCGCCCGTTCTTCGTCATCGCCACCCAGAACCCGCGCGACTTCCAGGGCACGTTCCCGTTGCCCGACGTGCAGCTCGACCGGTTCACGATGCGCATCAGCCTCGGCTACACCGATCATCAGACCGAGGTGCGTCTGCTCGAGGACTATCACCGCTCGCAGCGCGACGAGTCGGTCGAGTCGGTCACCGACGCCGAGCAGCTCGAGCGGGTGATCGAGGCGGTCGACTCGATCGAGGCCGCACCGAGCATCAACGACTACATCGTGCGGATCGCCGCGGCGACCCGAGATCACGCCGACCTCCGTCTTGGCGTGTCGACCCGCGGCAGTATCGCCCTGCTCCGTGCGTCTCGGGCGTGGGCGGCGACGGCCGACCGCGACTACGTCACGCCCGACGACGTCCAGGACGTCGCGACAGCGGTGTGCGGTCACCGCATCGCCCTCACGCCGGAGGCCGAGCTGCGCGGCGCGAGTACCTCGTCGATCATCGCCGGAGTGCTCGACGAGGTCGAGGTGCCGCGACGGCGCGACGCCTGA
- a CDS encoding DUF58 domain-containing protein, with amino-acid sequence MSGRRRSTSAEAEPGSDTDAATDEGRVRPAGRFLTWSGLGAAIAAVVFAIVGWWWQYEELFVIAVGLAVAVVAAVWSARVAHAARIVRRVSTPRVARGEPLRVRYRVNNQGRRRTNRATLVDSCDGELGVTEVPPVAPKDRTDITATIPTRRRGVHRIGPWYLERHDPFGLAVGRRSSGDTGTVIVHPKVHQLAGPYGAMHIVEHEAVIRRVASDPLSGFVSLREYVQGDDPRLIHWPTTARMGTLMLREHVELRRPEFTVVLDTAASVAPADDFEEMIDVVASIAVHAIRSGVDVTVRTTSKEYPGSRRSIGAEQTVLDLLTPVGQTEGDSILRLSELFRDGLDHTAIVMVTGPDGPASVLPRGDSMSIVRVGQDAALVPGIALAVDDAATFAQKWRPWR; translated from the coding sequence ATGTCCGGACGCCGCCGCTCCACGTCGGCAGAAGCCGAACCCGGCTCCGACACCGACGCGGCGACCGACGAGGGCCGGGTCCGCCCGGCCGGCCGCTTCCTCACCTGGTCGGGCCTCGGCGCGGCGATTGCAGCGGTCGTGTTCGCGATCGTCGGCTGGTGGTGGCAGTACGAGGAACTGTTCGTGATCGCGGTCGGCTTGGCGGTCGCCGTCGTGGCCGCCGTGTGGAGCGCCCGCGTCGCCCACGCTGCGAGGATCGTGCGCCGCGTCAGCACCCCGCGGGTCGCCCGCGGTGAGCCGCTCCGGGTGCGGTACCGGGTCAACAACCAGGGTCGGCGTCGTACGAACCGGGCGACGCTGGTCGACTCGTGCGACGGCGAACTCGGGGTCACCGAGGTGCCGCCGGTCGCTCCGAAGGACCGCACCGACATCACGGCGACGATCCCGACCCGCCGCCGTGGCGTGCACCGGATCGGGCCGTGGTATCTGGAGCGTCATGACCCGTTCGGGTTGGCGGTCGGCCGGCGGTCGAGCGGTGACACCGGCACGGTCATCGTGCACCCGAAGGTGCATCAGCTCGCCGGGCCGTACGGGGCGATGCACATCGTCGAGCACGAGGCGGTGATCCGCCGGGTGGCGTCCGATCCGCTGAGCGGATTCGTGTCGTTGCGGGAGTACGTGCAGGGTGACGATCCACGCCTGATCCACTGGCCGACCACCGCTCGGATGGGCACGCTCATGCTGCGCGAGCACGTCGAGTTGCGCCGGCCGGAGTTCACGGTCGTGCTCGACACCGCCGCGAGCGTGGCGCCGGCCGACGACTTCGAGGAGATGATCGACGTGGTGGCGTCGATCGCGGTGCACGCGATCCGCAGCGGCGTCGACGTGACGGTGCGCACCACCTCGAAGGAGTACCCGGGCAGCCGCCGGTCGATCGGCGCCGAGCAGACGGTGCTCGATCTCCTGACCCCGGTCGGACAGACCGAGGGCGACTCGATCCTGCGCCTGTCGGAGTTGTTCCGCGACGGACTCGACCACACGGCGATCGTGATGGTCACCGGTCCCGACGGCCCGGCGTCGGTGTTGCCGCGCGGCGACTCGATGTCGATCGTCCGCGTCGGTCAGGACGCCGCGCTCGTGCCCGGTATCGCGCTCGCCGTCGACGATGCGGCCACGTTTGCGCAGAAGTGGCGGCCATGGCGTTGA